A single region of the Azospirillum brasilense genome encodes:
- a CDS encoding NAD(P)-binding protein, whose amino-acid sequence MRVAILGGGVGALTTAHFLSDTDEKRARYDVTIYQMGWRLGGKGATGRDQWNRIQEHGLHVWFGFYNNAFKMLQDVFDVWKRSPDNTFQSWRDVLKPQRFTPIGMVLDGGKPAYWPLTWPVLGGEPGSANVMPTLPQAIASLVGVVRDVFENWDELSGLIVDGKLVHIDGRTVAPMPVLPPDQQVLPAPLATRFADAIRGWKDREVRHLAQAEALVKGAAVTTAKDAAIAAHRLIRALADGPQNGPGSNPSAAPPVEHFHDLMKLLRLIEAAAATLPSNHVARDLLAFVLPFTIGVIADFGIEKRTADSLDELEFTDWLIRHGGDAEALKQSCSLRTCYDTFMQYKDGDYRQPNWGAGVAAQSCVRMFATCRESVMWNMEAGMGEVIIAPIYQTLLQNGVKVKFFRRVEDIGLSDDRALVETVRLARQVDLADGGDDYQPLITVPLEDKKFLLAWPLEPLWDQVKDADKVQAALATNNSSLESHWCAWEPVGTETLQRGRDFDVAVLGISMGGFKAMNDQPTLAAELQAASPAFNAMTSNIGIIPTLSMQLWCGPDLQGLGWEPGQPAAVAGPEPWSIWAEMGQTLPYEFRPDETGAPKSVHYICGVWQTGLVARPTTDLAVPKEALDNVTNSAAEWLDAYMGNFWPKATVSGQGGVGFNWNVLYDPWNGTGRERLSHQIIRANVDPTETLPGSAAGSTKFRLRTDASGFYNLFLAGCWVRTGFNTSCIEATVMSGMQAARAISGTPLFISGENFLNGAPS is encoded by the coding sequence ATGAGGGTTGCAATTCTAGGTGGTGGCGTCGGCGCCCTCACCACGGCGCATTTCCTGTCCGACACGGATGAGAAGCGGGCGCGCTACGACGTCACCATCTATCAGATGGGCTGGCGGCTGGGCGGCAAGGGCGCCACCGGGCGCGACCAGTGGAACCGCATCCAGGAACACGGCCTGCACGTCTGGTTCGGCTTCTACAACAACGCCTTCAAGATGCTCCAGGACGTCTTCGACGTCTGGAAGCGCTCGCCGGACAACACCTTCCAGTCCTGGCGGGACGTGCTGAAGCCGCAGCGCTTCACCCCCATCGGCATGGTGCTGGACGGCGGAAAGCCGGCCTACTGGCCGCTGACCTGGCCAGTGCTGGGCGGCGAGCCAGGCTCGGCCAACGTCATGCCGACCCTGCCGCAGGCCATCGCGTCGCTGGTCGGCGTGGTGCGCGATGTCTTCGAGAACTGGGACGAGCTGAGCGGCCTGATCGTCGACGGCAAGCTGGTCCACATCGACGGCCGCACCGTCGCGCCGATGCCGGTCCTGCCGCCCGACCAGCAGGTCCTTCCGGCGCCGCTGGCCACCCGCTTCGCCGACGCGATCCGCGGCTGGAAGGACCGGGAGGTCCGCCATCTGGCGCAGGCCGAGGCGCTGGTGAAGGGCGCCGCCGTGACCACTGCGAAGGACGCCGCCATCGCCGCCCACCGGCTGATCCGGGCGCTGGCGGACGGGCCGCAGAATGGGCCTGGGTCCAACCCGTCGGCGGCCCCGCCGGTCGAGCATTTCCACGACCTGATGAAACTGTTGCGGCTGATCGAAGCCGCGGCGGCCACCCTGCCCAGCAACCATGTGGCCCGCGACCTGCTGGCCTTCGTGCTTCCCTTCACCATCGGCGTCATCGCCGATTTCGGGATCGAGAAGCGCACCGCCGACTCGCTGGACGAGCTGGAATTCACCGACTGGCTGATCCGCCACGGCGGCGACGCCGAAGCGCTGAAGCAGAGCTGTTCGCTGCGCACCTGCTACGACACCTTCATGCAGTACAAGGACGGCGACTACCGGCAGCCCAACTGGGGCGCCGGCGTCGCGGCGCAGTCCTGCGTGCGCATGTTCGCCACCTGCCGCGAGTCGGTGATGTGGAACATGGAAGCGGGCATGGGCGAGGTCATCATCGCGCCCATCTACCAGACCCTGCTGCAGAACGGCGTGAAGGTGAAGTTCTTCCGCCGCGTCGAGGACATCGGCCTGTCCGACGACCGCGCGCTGGTCGAGACCGTGCGTCTCGCCCGGCAGGTCGATCTGGCCGACGGCGGGGACGACTACCAGCCGCTGATCACCGTGCCGCTGGAGGACAAGAAGTTCCTGCTGGCCTGGCCGCTGGAGCCGCTGTGGGACCAGGTCAAGGACGCCGACAAGGTCCAGGCGGCTCTCGCCACCAACAACTCCTCGCTGGAATCGCACTGGTGCGCGTGGGAGCCGGTCGGGACCGAGACGCTGCAGCGCGGCCGCGACTTCGACGTCGCCGTCCTCGGCATCTCCATGGGCGGCTTCAAGGCGATGAACGACCAGCCGACCCTGGCGGCGGAGCTGCAGGCGGCCTCGCCGGCCTTCAACGCGATGACCAGCAACATCGGCATCATCCCGACGCTGTCCATGCAGCTGTGGTGCGGTCCCGACCTCCAGGGGCTGGGCTGGGAGCCGGGGCAGCCGGCCGCCGTCGCCGGGCCGGAGCCCTGGTCGATCTGGGCGGAGATGGGGCAGACGCTGCCCTACGAGTTCCGCCCCGACGAGACCGGCGCGCCGAAGTCGGTGCATTACATCTGCGGCGTTTGGCAGACCGGTCTGGTCGCCCGTCCGACCACCGACCTCGCGGTGCCGAAGGAGGCGCTGGACAACGTCACGAACAGCGCGGCGGAGTGGCTGGACGCCTATATGGGCAATTTCTGGCCCAAGGCGACGGTCTCCGGCCAGGGCGGCGTCGGCTTCAACTGGAACGTCCTCTACGATCCGTGGAACGGCACCGGGCGGGAGCGGCTGTCGCACCAGATCATCCGCGCCAACGTCGATCCGACCGAAACGCTGCCGGGCAGCGCCGCCGGCTCCACCAAGTTCCGGCTGCGCACCGACGCGAGCGGGTTCTACAACCTGTTCCTGGCCGGCTGCTGGGTTCGCACCGGCTTCAACACCTCCTGCATCGAGGCGACGGTGATGTCCGGCATGCAGGCGGCGCGGGCCATCTCCGGAACGCCATTGTTCATCTCCGGCGAGAACTTCCTGAACGGGGCGCCGTCGTGA
- a CDS encoding acetoacetate decarboxylase family protein, producing MTAPRYVSFAGHGEVSIAAPGVFTDSLATAFIVRSNPVNTQALVDKLLNAAPAGAVRYEVAGPVALCTFLSVGRCTSPTEPFGWIPYREASLWLPLIEHRPGHWPRLVLWMPYVFPDATIPLVCGREGWGFAKSLGRITLPEEGAEAPRFVCETTLFRTMSSDCEGVFAPLLTVEGGPWTPGSAWQSLEDLAADLGDALKALLRPGGLVEGVEVAVKAVESLLAGTVPVINLKQFRDAPDSERACYQALIDCPMHVDRFRGAWPMRGDWTLRVADYASHQVISDFGFAAGPDGSATVHVDFAMQIHMDFRANPGRVVWQAE from the coding sequence GTGACCGCCCCCCGCTACGTCTCCTTCGCCGGGCACGGCGAGGTGTCGATCGCCGCACCCGGCGTCTTCACCGACAGCCTCGCCACCGCCTTCATCGTGCGCAGCAACCCGGTGAACACCCAGGCGCTGGTGGATAAGCTGCTCAACGCGGCGCCTGCCGGGGCGGTGCGCTACGAGGTGGCCGGTCCGGTGGCTCTGTGCACCTTCCTGTCGGTGGGGCGCTGCACCAGCCCGACCGAGCCGTTCGGCTGGATTCCCTACCGGGAGGCCTCGCTGTGGCTGCCGCTGATCGAGCATCGGCCCGGCCACTGGCCGCGGCTGGTGCTGTGGATGCCGTACGTCTTCCCGGACGCGACCATTCCGCTGGTCTGCGGGCGCGAGGGCTGGGGCTTCGCCAAGTCGCTCGGCCGCATCACGCTGCCGGAGGAGGGCGCCGAGGCGCCGCGCTTCGTCTGCGAGACGACGCTGTTCCGCACCATGTCCTCCGACTGCGAGGGGGTGTTCGCCCCGCTGCTGACGGTGGAAGGCGGGCCGTGGACCCCCGGCTCGGCGTGGCAGAGCCTCGAGGATCTCGCCGCCGACCTCGGCGACGCGCTGAAGGCCCTGCTACGCCCCGGCGGTCTGGTCGAAGGGGTGGAAGTCGCTGTCAAGGCGGTGGAATCGCTGCTGGCCGGCACGGTGCCGGTCATCAACCTGAAGCAGTTCCGCGACGCCCCGGACAGCGAACGGGCCTGTTACCAAGCGCTGATCGACTGCCCGATGCACGTCGACCGCTTCCGCGGGGCGTGGCCGATGCGGGGCGACTGGACGCTGCGGGTGGCCGACTACGCCAGCCATCAGGTCATCTCGGACTTCGGCTTCGCGGCCGGGCCGGATGGCAGCGCCACCGTCCATGTGGATTTCGCCATGCAGATCCACATGGACTTCCGCGCCAACCCCGGCCGGGTGGTCTGGCAGGCGGAGTGA
- a CDS encoding OmpP1/FadL family transporter, with product MRVIAAFAAAATLAAAFPSHATDVYTFEGFGAVSMGMGGTGAASDIGGAAMIFNPATLTQRSSSYLEGGLVVAAPTGLRATQTRTGEVAHGKDTFPFQGYYIPQGGFVWRHETLALGLGAYAQGGFGTDYGEGSFMARLPSGVDSGLRTSSEAMFMRVPLAAAWDVTPKVTVAGAIDYVRAGLGFRVLQGADQLGALAATGRLTGQGPMLGAASAMVGMGGGVYFDIFDPSIARAGVEGDGVSGRLGLTWKPQAETTVGAFYQFRTALNNLTGDGSVIVLAPDGSRLTQPAKYTLGNFQLPAEFGIGVSHRLRPDLTVAFDYRRAFWAQALRQYNIRVDVPGLGTVWETLPQRYRDINIFAVGGAYQVTDALTLRAGFRWADKTSPAEDIVSVIPVVITKHASVGVGYAFSETLRLDGAFSHGFQECVSNGTPPNGSAVNPGKFCNGTDIVALSLSASF from the coding sequence ATGCGCGTAATCGCAGCGTTTGCCGCGGCGGCCACCCTGGCCGCCGCGTTTCCGTCCCATGCCACCGACGTCTACACCTTCGAAGGATTCGGGGCCGTGTCCATGGGCATGGGCGGCACCGGCGCGGCGTCCGACATCGGCGGCGCCGCCATGATCTTCAACCCGGCGACCCTGACCCAGCGCTCCTCCTCCTATCTGGAAGGCGGACTGGTCGTCGCCGCCCCGACCGGGCTGCGCGCCACGCAGACGCGGACCGGCGAGGTGGCGCACGGCAAGGACACCTTCCCCTTCCAGGGCTACTACATCCCCCAGGGCGGCTTCGTCTGGCGGCATGAGACCCTGGCGCTGGGGCTGGGCGCCTACGCCCAGGGCGGCTTCGGCACCGATTACGGCGAGGGCAGCTTCATGGCCCGCCTGCCGTCCGGCGTCGACAGCGGACTGCGCACCAGCAGCGAGGCGATGTTCATGCGCGTCCCGCTGGCCGCCGCCTGGGACGTGACGCCGAAGGTCACGGTGGCGGGCGCCATCGACTATGTGCGGGCGGGGCTCGGCTTCCGCGTCCTTCAGGGGGCCGACCAGCTCGGCGCGCTGGCCGCCACCGGGCGGCTGACCGGACAGGGGCCGATGCTGGGCGCGGCCAGCGCCATGGTCGGGATGGGCGGCGGCGTCTATTTCGACATCTTCGACCCGTCGATCGCCCGCGCCGGCGTGGAGGGCGACGGGGTCAGCGGCCGGCTCGGCCTGACCTGGAAGCCGCAGGCCGAGACCACCGTCGGCGCCTTCTACCAGTTCCGCACGGCGCTCAACAACCTGACCGGCGACGGTTCGGTGATCGTGCTGGCGCCGGACGGCTCGCGGCTGACCCAGCCCGCGAAGTACACGCTGGGCAATTTCCAGCTCCCCGCCGAGTTCGGCATCGGCGTCAGCCACCGGCTGCGGCCCGACCTGACCGTCGCCTTCGACTACCGGCGGGCCTTCTGGGCGCAGGCGCTGCGCCAGTACAACATCCGCGTCGACGTGCCAGGCCTCGGCACGGTGTGGGAGACGCTGCCGCAGCGCTACCGCGACATCAACATCTTCGCCGTCGGCGGTGCCTACCAAGTGACCGACGCGCTGACCCTGCGCGCCGGCTTCCGCTGGGCCGACAAGACCTCTCCGGCGGAGGACATCGTCTCGGTCATCCCGGTGGTCATCACCAAGCACGCCAGCGTCGGCGTCGGCTACGCCTTCTCCGAGACGCTGCGGCTGGACGGCGCCTTTTCCCACGGCTTCCAGGAATGCGTGAGCAACGGCACGCCGCCCAACGGCTCCGCCGTCAACCCGGGGAAGTTCTGCAACGGCACCGACATCGTGGCGCTGAGCCTCAGCGCCTCGTTCTGA